The Penaeus vannamei isolate JL-2024 chromosome 4, ASM4276789v1, whole genome shotgun sequence genome segment ttttttttttttttttttttttttttttttttttttggtggtggtggtggggaggggggtaggtgggggtggggggttggatttAGTCTTTGTttgatggttgttattgttattattatcgttgttgttggtgatgatgttatcattatcattatcatcatcatcatcgtcatcatcatcaccaccattaccatcttcattatcatcatcgtcatcatcattatcatcatcatggtcaacatgatcatcatcatcgtcatcatcatcatcatcatcatcatcatcatcatcatcatcatcatcatcatcatcatcatcatcatcatcatcatcatcatcatcataaccaccatcaccacgccccttctcctcctcatcatcaccaccactatgaTCATAATCACCATAAACACTACTCCcaccaacatcattaccatctccatcctttcaccatcatcaaccataaacaacagcaacaaattaaccgatacaacaacaacaacaacagaataaataagggaaacaaatacaaatagataaaataacatagtataaaaaacgagagaaataaatagataaaaggaaataataacaataataatttaaaaaatacaacacaaaaaaagagaaataaaaatgaataggtaaaataaaatcatataaaaaaacgtAATTAAAAAACATGACGATCGTGGAGGAGCTCAAGGATCTCCAGATGtacaaaaaaaacgtaaacaataaataaatagataaaatgaaaacaaataggtaaactaaaacaataataaaaacacgaaataaaaaacaGGTGACGATCGTGGAGGAGATCCAGGACCTCCACAtgtacaaaataaatgaataaaaaaaataaaaataaaataaaaataaataggtaaactaagggggggggggttttttttttttttttggggttttttatttttcggttttttttttttccctttcccccttttcaaaacccccccccccaaaaaaaaatttttttttttttttccctttttttttttttccccctttcccccttttcccctttcccccccctttttttttttttccccccccccaaaaggggttttttcccccccccccctttttttttttttttttttttttttttcccccccccccccctctttttcccccccccccaaaaaaaaaaaaattttttttaaaaaaaaaaaaggggggggtttttttttttgtttttttttttttcccccccccctttttttttttttaaaaaaatttttccccgaaaaaaaaggggggggttttttaaggggggcttttttttttttttcccccccctttttttttttttccccccttttttttttttttgggggaattttttttcccttaaaaaaaaaaattttttttttttttttttgttttttcccccccccttttttccccctttttttttggggaatttttttccccccgggggggggggaaaaaaaaaaaattttttttttttttttttccccccctttttccccttttttttttttttttttttaaaaacccccccccaaaaaaaaaaaaaaaaaaatttttttttttttttttttttttttccctttttccccccctttttttttttttttttggggggccccccccaaggggggggggttttgggtttttttggggggggggtttttttttttccccttccccccccctttttctttttcccgtttttttttttttggggggggggttcttttcttttttttgggtttttttttgtttgtttgtttgttttttttttttccccttctctgttttttttttttgttttctttttttttttttttggggggccccttttttttttttttttttttctttttttttttcttttttctttttttcccccccccctttttttttttttttttttttttttttttttttttttttttttttttttttcccccccccccccccccccccccccccctttttttttttttttttctctctctctctctttctcttttttttaaaaaattaaaaaaaaaaaaaaatttttttaaaaaaaaatttttttttttttttaaaaaaaaaaattttaaaaaatgataatgcagataatcTAATTTCCTCCTCTACCCAACCTCTGTCCCTTCATTACTAATTTTAAAAGATTAATGCTCCAGACAGCGTGTGGGAAAAAATGCCCTTCatatttcaaaaataaatatatatcgcaAATTTGCAGTTTAGAATTTTTTTCCTGCAATTGCAAGGGTAACTCACTCCCTTTAAATTTAAACGAAAGACATTGATTAGTTTGAGTTACAGGGATGATtacgcaaaaacaaagaaagaaagaaaaagagaaatgcaatTAAAAGTGTTACAGATGATCAGGCATCCTGCATATAAAGCAAACTGCACAGGAaatttgtaacacacacacacacacacacacacacacacacacacacacacacacacacacacacacacacacacacacacacacacacacacacacacacacacacacacacaaacacaaacacaaacacacatgtatatattaacctTCAATCATATTACAAATTGCAGGGTCGATATACAGTTACGTAGTCCGAAACGTGACAACCAACCAGACGATCTTTACATACGAGGTCCCTGATCCCTTCGAGCCACCGAGCCCCCCCATTTCACCATCATTTCCGTATGGTAAGTGTCGTTAATTTTGGGGGATGTAgttttcaaccttttttttttgaaatttttgggaccttttttttttatgactgctTTAATGATATTTTTGAAAATGAGTTTGATTGTTAATGGTGATGTAGCGTCACTGTGATTGTTGTACTTGTTATGACTgctttttttaaatgatttttggGGTTTAGgaaaatgtgttttattttaaaaaattttttatgattgttttgttgtttatagtTGTTCTGGTGATtatgtgttgttattgttctgtgCTCGTTACTGTTTTTTTGATGGTGTAATATTTATGATGTGTTATGTATACGTACTGTACACTCCATGTATATTTCTCccgcctttttctccttccttcctttttttcaaccccctttccttccattttctcattcatttcttcttccatCATTCGTCTTtcacctatccttcctctcttccctcctccccctccccctttctctccccctcataccttcctctctttccttttctccctttcctcctcctcctcctcctctcccttcttcttcctcctcctcctcctcccccttttttccctttccccctgctcctcctttttcttcttcttttttttcatcttcctccttctcctctccttcttctttttcctcttcatcctcctctttcctttttcctttttcctcccccctccccctcccccccccccctccccctccccctcccccctccccctcctcctactcctcctcctcctcctcctcttcctcctgctcctcctcctcctcctcctcctcctcctccttctcctcctcccccccccaggaAGGCTTGGTGAACGTCTCGGTGACCGCCATCAACTTGTTCGAATCCGTGACGCTCGAGCTCTTCTTCGAGATTTCGGGAATCGTTCGAGGCCTCGAGCTCTTCGACTTCGGCGAAGTGAAGCCCATGGTAGGtgtgaaaaaaggggggaggtgatgggggttGGGGAATAGGGGGTTAGGTAGTGTGAAATGATTCAGATATGAAGTTAGGAAGCACAAGTAAAGGGATCAAATCATGTTATTAGAAATCAAAGAAGTAGTGAAagacaaattaaaacaaaaaaagaaacagagaacaagTAAAAATTAGAGCCAATGACGTCGGAACTAAGGCTCAAAAGAAATTAAATTTTAAGAAAAGAAGTCACGATTGAAGTAATCAAAGAAGTTAGACCTGAATAAAAGCCAAAAActaaaatttgaagaaaaaaatgaccaagaagtaaaataaaacaaaaaaagtaaacctCAAATATGAAATCAAAAAACCCAAAACTCAAAACTTGACAAATCAAAGGGAAaacccaaaattaaaaaaaaaaaaaacccaaaaaaccccccccccccccaaaaaaaaactaactccaaacccaaattaaaaacaaaccctaaccccctccccctttttctccccccccccctctcccccagggcCACGTCCAGACCGTGCAAGTCAACCTCTACAGCCTCGGGGTCGGGACGTGCCTGATGATCGCCTGGGGCGACAAGACTCAGTTCGAGTTCATGGGCGAAGAGGCCGTTTGTGCGTCCAAGTACGAGATGGAATACTTCTCGAACAGGCCCCTGGAACTTCAGATGAACTTCACGCATGTTTAtatgtgagtggggggggggtatatgtctGTGgggaaagttttattttttattgtttatttatttattattttttgtctgggTTATTTACCTCTTTTAGTGAAGTTCGAGATTGATTACTTTTTGGACAGGCCTCTGGAACTTCAGATAAACTTCACGCATGTTTAtatgtgagtggggggggggggttttttgtttgtgggggaattttattttttaattttttatttttgtctgggtttttcctcttttatttaagTTCGAGGtggatttccctttttttaagggGCCCTGGAACTTCAGATAAAATTCACGCATGTTTAtatgtgagtgggggggggtttgtgggggggggggtttttttttttgggttaggGGGAAGTTTTAAaaacttaattttttttatttttgtcttggggtttttttttttttttttttttaaaattttccccttttttttgaaGTTCGAGATGAATTACTTTTTGGACAGGCCTCTGGAACTTCAGATGAACTTCACGCATATTTAtatggggggggttttgggggaaaaaattttttttttttttgggtttttttttctttttttaacccgGGGAAAGTTTTATtggtttgggggttttttggtttacaaattttttttcctccttttttaaaaaaaaatagattgatcaCCTTTTGGACAGGCCTCTTGAACTTCAAATGAACttcacgtatgtttatatatgaggaGGGAAGTTTTATTTGACTCTAAGGGAAGTTTTGTCTGTACGATTTATTTGTataatctattttccttttttgaattatgtggtgtattatcattattactcttcgcACCAAATTCCAGATGAAGTTTATATATGAGTGGGGGaagttatttatttgtctgttttattttccttttttttttgggggggggggtagggaggttcaGCGCCTTgtggttcttgtttttgttattgtttctttgagGTTTTGTGTTTTTGAATGTGTCTGTGTTACCTCTGGAACTTCAGCTTCACGAAAgtctgtgtttttttatattattcattaggggggagggaatgggcagGGTGGGATACACTCGTTATTTCAAAATGCCTGCCACggtattaccccctcccccacgcctccCTATCCCCAGAACCTCATCCCCTCATTCCTCACACCTTTAACCCTTTtccccaataaccccccccccacttttgtgtcaaaccccctcccccccccctttccccttcacatagcctttcttttaccccttccccctcacaccaaaaaatattgaatattttaacccccccccccccaaacccccccttttccctcctccccccctcccccccccccccccctcccccaaccccctttctcccatcaggaaaaaagatatattcaaattcccctccccctccccccctctcccccccccttttccctcatccccccccaacccttccctcccccccccttttccccccaggAAAAACGGGTttaacatcaccccccccccctcccctttaaaatccccccctcccccctcccccttttcccctttcccctcaccccctcccccccccccccccctccccccccaactcaaccccccccccttcccctttcccctttccccccccaacctttaccccccacccccccctccccccagggaaAACggcgtgttctgtgtgtgtgttgtggggttTTGTGATATGCTTTTTATATATGTTGGGGGTGTAAAAAtctacctttttttcccctccccctcctacccctcccccggggttcccccccccccccaaaaaaaaaaaaaaaaaaaaaaaaaaacccccaaaggatcccaaccctcacccagccattcaaaaaaagaaaaaaaaaagataaaaaaacaaaaaatccctccgcctccccccttccctccccaccaccccaccgcTATCCCACCAGAGTTGCACGCCATGTTGCAGGAAGAGGTGGCAGATCTACCGAGTCGAGGAGGCCATGGGCGAACTCCGGCAGCCGGTCAGGGTCGACCTTATCCCTTCCTGGAACAAGTCTGAGCTAATTATCCCGCCTCATTACCTGGATTATGGATATTACATGTTGGTCTACACTCTGGATATGTGGGGTGAGGCTGCCTgcgctttttttttgttgtttgtgatgttggtTAGTGAGCATTTTACGTTTGGTGTTTtacagtggtgatggtgatgatgatattaataatgataattacgataatgataatgataataataatgataatgatggtaataataataataatgattacaatgatgatgatgatactattaataatgagaatgatgacgataatgataaatatgacgataatgataaatatgataataataataatgataatagtattgataacgataatgataatgataatgataatggtaatgatgatgatgttaataataattataaaaaatgataatgataataatgataataatagtaatgatactactactactactactactaatatttataataatgataatggtaataataataatgatattgatgatggtagtcataataactgtaataatgacaaacaacaacaacaacaacaacaatcccaaCCTTActaaacccctcttcctcccctccttccctccctcccccaccccccattacagaccccccattcctccccgtcGACATCCCCTTccaaaaacagacatacacctACATCAAGGTCGACGCCACGCCCCTCATCCCGACCATGCTGAAGAATGCTGTCTCTCGGGTCGTCGTCGGGATCCTGCAGAAGGTGGCCTTCGAACCGGCGCTGCTCTGCGTCGATcccgatgatgaggaggataaggtgagggggtgggggagggagggcggggggagaaggacgggggtggatggggtgggtggggtgggggtggggtgggggt includes the following:
- the LOC138861639 gene encoding uncharacterized protein, producing MEGLVNVSVTAINLFESVTLELFFEISGIVRGLELFDFGEVKPMGHVQTVQVNLYSLGVGTCLMIAWGDKTQFEFMGEEAVCASKYEMEYFSNRPLELQMNFTHVYMPLELQINFTHVYM